From the Phragmitibacter flavus genome, the window TTCTTCCTCAACCTTATAAACCTTCGCTCCGATCCGCGTTCTCGCCTCTTCAATCTCCCCCGGCTGTGGCGTGCGCGGTGTCCCGTCCTGGTTGCGATAAATGCCCATCAACGGCCCTACGGAAATGTCAAACGCCCCAGCGGTTTCCGCCTGCACCAACGCCGCGAGTTGCAAACAATCCATCGCCGCCAATCCCACCGGTGCATGTTCTCCTGCCCTCAACTGCTGGATCCGCGCAATGTCACTCATCGGCAAGTATCGACTCAACTCATCCTCCAGCCGGTCAATCTCCGCGAACGCTGCCTGCGCCGAACTCGCCGCATAAGCCTCATCAACCCCCTCATCTTCCGCAATCACCACTTCAAACTGCGTGGCCATCGCCAGATGGTGATATTTAAAAAATCGGCGCCCTTCCATCACCCTATTCAATCGCGTCTCCCCGGTCGAATTGCCTCACGTTTAGCCTCGCGTTTGTTCCAAAGATCCTCCCTCACCAACACCGCCAGGTTCGTTCCCGGACGCAATCCAAACACGCTGGTGACATAATCCGGCACCGGCCCGGCCTCCGCCGTCGAACTCAATATCTCCCACGCTTTGCCCTCCTGATCCAGATCCACCACCACCACTGGCGCATCCAGCTTCACCGGAAACTGGTCCACATAAGACACCCGCGGCATGTCCCTCAAATACCACGCCAGCGGCCAGCCAAATTCCCGCTGCACCACATACACCGCCATGTCGTTGCCATCAGGATGATGCTCCTTCAAATCCTCCACCAAATCCACCAGCTTGAGGAAATTGGTCGTCGTGTGCGAATACACATAAGGATTCCGTGAGTCCGCCGAATACCTCACCTCACCAGGAAACTTGTAGTCGGTCGCCATGCTCGTTTGCTGACACAGATGATAAACCCCGCCCGTCAAAATCAGCAACCACAGCGCCTTCAAAATCCACGGCCCTGTTGACACGAACACCCACCTCACCCCCAACCCCGCGAGCAGAGGCAGCGCAAAATTCACTCCAAGAATCGTCCACGGCGTCTTGTAGGGAATCAACGAATAAAGCGCCAGCAACACCACCGTGTAAACCGCCAGAAATACCTGCGCCGCATGCAGATTCTTCGCCAGCTTCGGCTGGAAAAACACACTTAAAATCCCCATCAACGCCAGCACCCCCGTCATCAACTCCGTCCATAAAAACCCATCTTTGTGCCAGAACAGCACCCCAAGATAATACGTCCACGGCTTCTCATGCCCGCTTCCCTCCGACCTCTGCAAATAACTCAAGTAAGTCGTCGCACTCTCCAACACTCCCGTCCATTCGCGAAACCCATTGGAAAACTGCCACACCGAAACCACCGTCGCTGAAAAGCCCAGCCAGAACCACGAACGCCACGTCACCCGACCCCCGCCCCGCTTCGGTGAGAACGTCAGCCTCGTCGACTTCGCCTCAAACGTCCCACCCATCATCTTCACCGCCACCACCCCGGCAAAAATCGCCGCCATTGGAAAAACAAACGTCTCTTTCGTGGCATGCATTGCCCCCATGCAGGCTCCCGCCAGCAGCAGCCACCAGACGTTCCGCCATTTCGTCCAGCTCCACAACGCTCCCAACATCAAACCACCCAAAAACACCATCGGCACCTCCATGATGTAATAGCGGCTGTAAAAATTCATCATCGGCGACACCGCCAACAAAATCGCCGCCATCGCCGTCCCCGTCTTGCCCAGCACATCCAAAAAAAACAGCGGCAGCAAAATCATCGCGAACCCGAAAATCGCCACCACCGCGCGAAACCGCCGCTCGTTCATCTCATCCGCATCCATCCCCCGCACCACCCCCATCGCCCGCGTCGCCTCATGCAAAAATGGCCCGTGGTAGTCCTTCGGATCATACTTAAAAAATCCCGTCCGCCAAAACTCCTGCGTTTTCAGCGCCAGGATCGCCTCATCCGTGTGCATCGGCTTCTTGCCGAGATCCGCAAAACGATACATTCCGCCCAGCGCCAGCGCGAGAGCGAACAAAAAGACAAAACTTTTCCATCCCAGAAGGGCAGTTTTACGCGGCATAGACAATGTCGATATAGCCCCCGTCACCCCACCCCGTCAAACCCCAACCCTCACGCGAAATTCCGACCTCTTTCACCGTATCCCCTTCCACTGGTAATTTTCGAATGTCCAAAATCCCCACAATCGGACTAAACTGGATACCCACGCCTGCATGAATCCGCCCCTCATCCGCTTTCTCCTGTCACTGGTCCTTGCCTTGTTTGCCAGCAACCTGGCGGCATCTGCACCCGACCCCACCGAGTTCTTTGAGAAAAAAGTTCGCCCCATTCTTATCGAACGCTGCTTCGAATGCCATTCCAACACCGCCAAAATCAAAGGCGGACTCGCTCTCGACAGCAAACACGACTGGACCACCGGCGGCGACACCGGCCCCGCCATCATCCCCGGCCAGCCCGAAGAAAGCCTCCTCATCCAAGCCATCACCTGGAGCGATCTCGACCTCCAGATGCCCCCCAAAAAGAAACTCTCTGACTCCGAAATCCACATTCTCACCACCTGGATTGCCAATGGAGCCCACGATCCCCGCGAAAGCTCCGCCTCCTCCACCCCACGGCCCACCATGGCCACCACTGTTGAACAAGGCCGGCAATTCTGGTCCTACACCCCCATCCAAAACCCGGATCTCCCCAAAGTCGCCGACCCCAGCTGGCCAAGCCATCCCATCGACCACTTCATCCTCGCCAAACTCGAACAAAACCACCTCACCCCCGCCCCCGACGCCGCCCCCGAAGTCCTCGTCCGCCGCCTCGCCTACAATCTCATCGGCCTCCCCCCCACCCCCACCCAAATCGATCAATTCACCAAGCACGCAAGCACCGACCGACCCGCCGCCATCCTTGCCCTCATCGACGAACTGATGGCCTCCCCCCACTTCGGCGAAAAATGGGCCCGCCACTGGCTCGACATCCCCCGCTTCGCCGAATCCAGCGGCGGCGGACGCACCCTCCTCTTCAAAGACGCCTGGCGCTACCGCGACTACATCATCCACGCCTTCAACCACGACCGCCCCCTCGACCAGCTCATCCGCGAACACATCGCCGGCGACCTTCTTCCCGCCACCACTCCCGACGACCGCACCCGCAACCTCATCGCCACCGGCTTCCTCGCCCTCGGCCCCACCATCTACGAAGAACAGGACAAACAACAGCTCCGCTTCGACATCATCGACGAACAACTCGACACCCTCGGCAAAGCCTTCCTCGGCCAGACCATCAGTTGCGCCCGCTGTCACGACCACAAATTCGACCCCATCACCCACGCCGACTACTACGCCCTCGCCGGTATCTTCGCCTCCACCCGCACCCTCGCCGACTATAAGGCAAACGTCGCCACCTGGGTCACCACTCCCCTTCCCCTCGCCCCCGACCAGGAAAAACACCACCACGATCTCGAAACCCGCTATACCACCCTCGAAAAAACTCTCAAACAAAACAAAAACCAGCTCGCCAAGCTCAAAGACCAAACCACCGGCCTCGCCTTCAAAACCAACCAGCCCATCCCCCTCAAGGAAGTCCCCGGCATCGTCCTCGACGACTCCCAAGCCCAGGCCAACGGCGATTGGAAACACTCCCGCTATTCCTCCCACTACTTCGGCGAAGGTTATCTTCACGACCAAAACACCGGCAAAGGCAGCAAAACCCTCACCTTCACCCCCAAACTCCCCGCCTCCGGCCGTTACGAAATCCGCCTCGCCTACACCCCCCAACATGACCGCGCCAAAAACGTTCCCATCCACATCTTCCATGCCCTCGGCGACCAGACCATCCACGTCGACCAAACCCAAACCCCCGACATCGAAAACCGCTTCGTCTCGCTCGGCACCTTCACCTTCGAAAAAGACGGCGACGCCTACCTGATCATCTCCAACGAAGGCACCGAAGGTTTTGTCACCGTCGACCTCCTCCAGTTTCTCCCCGAAGGCAGCAGCGACCAACTCGCCGCCAAACCCACCGACAAACAAAAGGGCAAATCGCAGGTCAATATCGCCCTTCGCGACCTTCAAAAACAAATCAAAGAGCAGGAGTCCGCCCTAAAGGAACTCAAGGCCACGCGCTCCCTTCGTCCCGTCGCCATGACCGTTCGCGAAGAAGACACCATCGCCCCCACACAAATCCGCATACGCGGCGACGTCCACCAGCCCGGTCCCACCGTCCCCCGTGGATTCCTAAGTGTCGTCACCCCACAAAACCCGCCCATTCCCGACCACCAAAGCGGTCGCCTCGAACTCGCCGAATGGCTCACCAATCCGCAAAACCCCCTGACTGCCCGCGTGCTCGTCAACCGCATCTGGCACGCCCTCTTCGGAGCCGGACTCGTCCGCACCACCGATAACTTCGGCACCACCGGCGACGCCCCCAGCCATCCCGAACTCCTCGACTACCTCGCCCAACAGCTCGTTCAAAACCAGTGGAGCACCAAAACCCTCATCCGCCAGATCCTCACCACCCGCACCTGGCAGCTCGCCCACGGCACCCAACCTTCCGATCCCGACAACCGCCTTCTTTCCCACGCCCATCGCCGACGTCTCGACGCCGAACCCATCCGCGACACCATCCTCATCGCCGCCAACACCCTCGACCCCAAAATCGGCGGCACCAACATCGAAGGTGCCTCCGAAACCGACGCCGCCTCAGAATCCGCCTCCAACATCGAATACCACTACCAGTTCAACGACACCCGACGCAGCATCTACACTCCCGCCTTCCGCAACAACCGGCTCGAGATCTTCGAGATCTTCGACTTCGGCGACATCAACACCGCCCAAGGCCAGCGACAAACCAGCACCGTCGCCCCCCAGGCCCTCTACTTCCTTAACAACCCCTTCGTCCTCCAACAATCCCAGCAAGCCGCCCAACACGCCCTCACCAACCCGTCCACGCCCACCGACGAAAAACGACTCGACCACGCCTTCCTCACCACCCTCAGCCGGCTCCCCACCGCCACCGAACGCGACCACTGCCAGCACTTCCTCGACTCCTCCACCCTCCCCGACGAACAGACTTGGGCCGCCCTCTACCAATCCCTCTTCGGCTCCCTCGACTTCCGCTACCTCGACTAATTTCACTTCCGACTTCCGACTTCCCACCTCCCACTTCCCACTTCCGACTTCCATGATCACTCGTCGTTCCCTCCTTCAACGCACCGGCTGCGGCTTCGGCTCCCTCGCCCTCGCCGGACTCGCCAACGCCAGTTCCCAAAACTCCTCCGCCGCCACCCAAACTCACGCGCACTTTCCGCCCAAGGCAAAACGCATCATCTTCCTCTTCATGGCCGGCGGCGTTAGTCATGTCGACAGCTTCGACCACAAACCCCACCTTTACCAAGCCGACGGCCAGATGCTCGACTTCGCCGATCAACGCGCCATCAAACGCGGCGGCACCGGAGCCAACCGACGCGTCATGAAACCCCTCTGGGAATTCAAACAACGCGGCCAAAGCGGCCTCTGGGCCTCCGACCTCTTCCCCAACATTGCCTCCAAACACATGGACGACCTCTGCGTCATCTGCTCCATGCACACCGAAGGCGTCGCCCACGGACCCGCCACCCTCTTCATGCACACCGGAGCCGCCAACTTCGTCCGTCCCTCCATGGGCTCCTGGCTTCTTTACGGACTCGGCACTGAAAACCAAAACCTCCCCGGCTTCGTCAGCATCGGCCCCTCCCTCGGCAACGGCGGACCCCGCAACCACGGCAGCGCCTTTCTTCCCGCCATCCACCAGGGCACCCCCATCGGACGCGCCGGCGTCAGCGCCCACGACCTCAGCTTCCGCAACATTCACTCCGCTCGCGACCTCCCCAGCGCCCGCCAGCAATTCGAACTTCAGCAAGCCCTCAACCTCGGCCAGCTCAGCGCCAAACCCGGCGATCCCGAACTCGAAGCCCTCGTCAACAGCTACGAACTCGCCTGGCGCATGCAAACCAACGCCCCCGGGGTCGTCGACCTCACCCGCGAAACCCAAGCCACCCTCAATCTTTACGGCGTCGATCAAAAACCCACCGACGATTTTGCCCGCAAGTGCCTTATGGCCCGTCAACTCAGCGAAGCCGGCGTCCGTTTTGTGCAGGTCAACTACAACACCAACAGCTCCAGCAATCCCGCT encodes:
- a CDS encoding flippase activity-associated protein Agl23 yields the protein MPRKTALLGWKSFVFLFALALALGGMYRFADLGKKPMHTDEAILALKTQEFWRTGFFKYDPKDYHGPFLHEATRAMGVVRGMDADEMNERRFRAVVAIFGFAMILLPLFFLDVLGKTGTAMAAILLAVSPMMNFYSRYYIMEVPMVFLGGLMLGALWSWTKWRNVWWLLLAGACMGAMHATKETFVFPMAAIFAGVVAVKMMGGTFEAKSTRLTFSPKRGGGRVTWRSWFWLGFSATVVSVWQFSNGFREWTGVLESATTYLSYLQRSEGSGHEKPWTYYLGVLFWHKDGFLWTELMTGVLALMGILSVFFQPKLAKNLHAAQVFLAVYTVVLLALYSLIPYKTPWTILGVNFALPLLAGLGVRWVFVSTGPWILKALWLLILTGGVYHLCQQTSMATDYKFPGEVRYSADSRNPYVYSHTTTNFLKLVDLVEDLKEHHPDGNDMAVYVVQREFGWPLAWYLRDMPRVSYVDQFPVKLDAPVVVVDLDQEGKAWEILSSTAEAGPVPDYVTSVFGLRPGTNLAVLVREDLWNKREAKREAIRPGRRD
- a CDS encoding DUF1553 domain-containing protein, translating into MNPPLIRFLLSLVLALFASNLAASAPDPTEFFEKKVRPILIERCFECHSNTAKIKGGLALDSKHDWTTGGDTGPAIIPGQPEESLLIQAITWSDLDLQMPPKKKLSDSEIHILTTWIANGAHDPRESSASSTPRPTMATTVEQGRQFWSYTPIQNPDLPKVADPSWPSHPIDHFILAKLEQNHLTPAPDAAPEVLVRRLAYNLIGLPPTPTQIDQFTKHASTDRPAAILALIDELMASPHFGEKWARHWLDIPRFAESSGGGRTLLFKDAWRYRDYIIHAFNHDRPLDQLIREHIAGDLLPATTPDDRTRNLIATGFLALGPTIYEEQDKQQLRFDIIDEQLDTLGKAFLGQTISCARCHDHKFDPITHADYYALAGIFASTRTLADYKANVATWVTTPLPLAPDQEKHHHDLETRYTTLEKTLKQNKNQLAKLKDQTTGLAFKTNQPIPLKEVPGIVLDDSQAQANGDWKHSRYSSHYFGEGYLHDQNTGKGSKTLTFTPKLPASGRYEIRLAYTPQHDRAKNVPIHIFHALGDQTIHVDQTQTPDIENRFVSLGTFTFEKDGDAYLIISNEGTEGFVTVDLLQFLPEGSSDQLAAKPTDKQKGKSQVNIALRDLQKQIKEQESALKELKATRSLRPVAMTVREEDTIAPTQIRIRGDVHQPGPTVPRGFLSVVTPQNPPIPDHQSGRLELAEWLTNPQNPLTARVLVNRIWHALFGAGLVRTTDNFGTTGDAPSHPELLDYLAQQLVQNQWSTKTLIRQILTTRTWQLAHGTQPSDPDNRLLSHAHRRRLDAEPIRDTILIAANTLDPKIGGTNIEGASETDAASESASNIEYHYQFNDTRRSIYTPAFRNNRLEIFEIFDFGDINTAQGQRQTSTVAPQALYFLNNPFVLQQSQQAAQHALTNPSTPTDEKRLDHAFLTTLSRLPTATERDHCQHFLDSSTLPDEQTWAALYQSLFGSLDFRYLD
- a CDS encoding DUF1501 domain-containing protein — encoded protein: MITRRSLLQRTGCGFGSLALAGLANASSQNSSAATQTHAHFPPKAKRIIFLFMAGGVSHVDSFDHKPHLYQADGQMLDFADQRAIKRGGTGANRRVMKPLWEFKQRGQSGLWASDLFPNIASKHMDDLCVICSMHTEGVAHGPATLFMHTGAANFVRPSMGSWLLYGLGTENQNLPGFVSIGPSLGNGGPRNHGSAFLPAIHQGTPIGRAGVSAHDLSFRNIHSARDLPSARQQFELQQALNLGQLSAKPGDPELEALVNSYELAWRMQTNAPGVVDLTRETQATLNLYGVDQKPTDDFARKCLMARQLSEAGVRFVQVNYNTNSSSNPAWDQHSDMPKHAEHAAAVDQPIAALLTDLKARGLLEDTIVWWGGEFGRTPYAENNGTGRDHNPSGFTMWLAGGGFKPGHAHGNTDEFGHYAIEDKVHMHDLHATLLHQMGLDHERLTYRYDGRDFRLTDVHGHVVKEIIA